One genomic segment of Intestinimonas butyriciproducens includes these proteins:
- a CDS encoding ABC transporter permease, producing the protein MTFLIQQTLIYAVPLMIVALAGVFAERSGIINLALEGIMIFGAFTGVLFVNLTQKAGIFAAAKAADNWVALQGFELLAMLVAAVLGAVFSLLLSFASVNLRADQTIGGTALNLMAPALVLFLIRILANQNTLQMAEGDAASWFMIKKTTLGFDRTADLGFFGNTFLHKVYLATYVCILLFVVLSIILYKTRFGLRLRSCGENPQAADSLGINVYKMRYAGTTISGALAGMGGFVYALTTANCAATGDVAGFGFLALAVMIFGNWKPLNIAGAALLFGLFKCVAASYASIDINGDGVYLLAQIGVSPHFYRMLPYLITLIVLAFTSKKSRAPKAEGIPYDKGQR; encoded by the coding sequence ATGACGTTTCTGATTCAGCAGACCTTGATTTACGCGGTCCCTTTGATGATCGTGGCCCTGGCCGGCGTCTTTGCCGAGCGCAGCGGTATCATCAACCTGGCTCTTGAGGGCATTATGATCTTCGGTGCCTTCACGGGGGTGCTCTTTGTCAACCTGACGCAGAAGGCCGGTATCTTCGCGGCGGCGAAAGCGGCGGACAACTGGGTGGCGCTTCAGGGCTTTGAGTTGCTGGCCATGTTGGTGGCGGCGGTGCTGGGGGCGGTGTTCTCCCTGCTGCTCTCTTTCGCCTCCGTGAATCTGCGGGCCGATCAGACCATCGGCGGCACGGCCCTGAACCTTATGGCCCCCGCCCTGGTGCTCTTTCTCATCCGTATCCTGGCCAACCAGAATACGCTTCAGATGGCGGAAGGCGACGCCGCCAGTTGGTTCATGATCAAAAAGACCACGCTGGGCTTTGACCGCACAGCAGATCTGGGCTTTTTCGGCAACACCTTTCTCCATAAGGTCTATCTGGCTACCTATGTCTGTATCCTTCTGTTTGTGGTGCTGTCCATCATTCTCTATAAGACCAGATTCGGTCTGCGTCTGCGCTCCTGTGGCGAAAATCCCCAGGCGGCCGACTCGCTGGGGATCAACGTCTATAAGATGCGCTACGCCGGGACCACCATCTCCGGCGCGCTGGCGGGCATGGGAGGCTTCGTTTACGCTCTGACCACCGCCAACTGTGCCGCTACCGGCGATGTGGCGGGGTTCGGCTTTCTGGCTCTGGCGGTCATGATCTTCGGCAATTGGAAGCCGCTGAACATTGCCGGCGCCGCGCTGCTTTTCGGCCTTTTCAAGTGCGTGGCGGCCTCCTACGCCAGCATCGATATCAATGGAGATGGGGTGTACCTGCTGGCGCAGATCGGCGTGAGCCCCCATTTCTACCGGATGCTGCCCTATCTGATCACGCTGATCGTGCTGGCCTTCACCTCCAAAAAGTCCAGGGCGCCGAAGGCAGAGGGCATCCCCTACGACAAGGGCCAGCGGTAA
- the nagB gene encoding glucosamine-6-phosphate deaminase: MRIYQEADYAAMSRRCANLISAEVIRKPDCVLGLATGSTPVGIYHQLAEWNRKGDLSFWDVITVNLDEYRGLAPTHTQSYRDFMQKNLFDHIDIRQENTYVPNGMAQDPEEECSRYDSMLRALGGTDLQLLGLGRNGHIGFNEPGPAFIKETHVVELSQSTIDANARFFESADEVPRQAITMGIGCIMEARRVLVAVSGEDKAEAVYRSFCGPITPEVPGSILQLHGDVVLVGDRAALSRLPNTGEEAC, translated from the coding sequence ATGAGAATTTATCAAGAGGCGGATTATGCGGCCATGAGCCGCCGATGCGCCAATTTGATTTCGGCCGAGGTCATCCGAAAGCCGGACTGTGTGCTGGGGCTGGCCACCGGGTCCACTCCGGTGGGAATCTACCATCAGTTGGCCGAATGGAACCGGAAGGGCGATCTGAGCTTTTGGGACGTCATCACGGTAAACCTGGATGAATACAGAGGGCTCGCCCCTACCCATACCCAGAGCTATCGTGATTTCATGCAGAAAAACCTCTTCGACCACATCGATATCCGACAAGAGAACACCTATGTGCCCAATGGCATGGCGCAGGACCCGGAAGAGGAGTGCAGTCGGTACGACAGCATGCTCCGCGCGCTGGGCGGCACGGACCTCCAGCTCCTGGGCCTGGGGAGGAACGGACACATCGGGTTTAACGAGCCGGGCCCCGCTTTTATCAAGGAAACCCATGTGGTGGAGCTGTCCCAGAGCACCATTGACGCCAACGCGCGCTTTTTTGAAAGTGCGGATGAGGTGCCGCGGCAGGCCATTACCATGGGCATCGGCTGTATCATGGAGGCACGCCGGGTGCTGGTGGCGGTGAGCGGTGAGGACAAAGCCGAGGCCGTCTACCGCTCTTTCTGCGGCCCGATCACACCGGAGGTACCCGGCTCCATCCTGCAGCTTCATGGCGACGTGGTCCTGGTGGGAGACCGGGCGGCGCTGTCCAGACTGCCAAACACCGGTGAGGAAGCGTGTTAA
- a CDS encoding ABC transporter ATP-binding protein yields the protein MATVTLKNVKKIYDNKVTAVHDFNLEIADKEFIVLVGPSGCGKSTTLRMVAGLEEISEGDLLIGDKRMNDVEPKDRDIAMVFQNYALYPHMTVYENMAFALKLRKLPKDEIDKKVREAAEILDITSYLDRKPKALSGGQRQRVAIGRAIVRNPQVFLMDEPLSNLDAKLRNQMRAEIIKLRQRIDTTFIYVTHDQTEAMTLGDRIVIMKDGYIQQIGTPQEVFEHPANIFVAGFIGTPQMNLFDAKLVKTGGGYQVEVCGAMMPLSEKIQQGLADKGAETRPVTLGIRPEHIHLQNGAGEHTISAKVDVSEMMGSEIHLHVNAGGKDVVLRIPTTELAEEQRGGMGYGTELHFTFREDLVHLFDPETGKNLL from the coding sequence ATGGCAACTGTGACCCTGAAAAACGTGAAGAAGATTTACGACAACAAGGTGACGGCGGTCCACGATTTCAATCTGGAGATCGCGGACAAGGAGTTCATCGTTCTGGTGGGCCCTTCCGGCTGTGGTAAATCCACCACGCTGCGTATGGTCGCCGGGCTGGAGGAGATCAGCGAGGGGGACCTCCTGATCGGCGACAAGAGGATGAACGATGTGGAGCCCAAGGACCGGGACATCGCCATGGTCTTTCAGAACTATGCCCTTTATCCCCACATGACCGTGTACGAAAATATGGCCTTCGCCCTGAAGCTGCGGAAGCTGCCCAAGGACGAGATCGACAAGAAGGTGCGGGAGGCCGCCGAAATCCTGGACATCACCAGCTATCTGGACCGCAAACCTAAGGCGCTTTCCGGCGGTCAGCGCCAGCGCGTGGCCATCGGCCGCGCCATCGTGCGCAATCCCCAGGTCTTTCTGATGGATGAGCCGCTCAGCAACCTGGATGCCAAGCTCCGTAATCAGATGCGGGCTGAGATCATCAAGCTTCGCCAGCGCATCGACACAACATTCATCTATGTCACCCACGACCAGACCGAGGCTATGACCTTGGGTGACCGCATCGTCATCATGAAGGACGGCTATATCCAGCAGATCGGCACCCCGCAGGAGGTATTTGAGCACCCTGCCAATATCTTTGTGGCCGGGTTTATCGGCACTCCGCAGATGAACCTGTTTGACGCCAAGCTGGTAAAGACCGGCGGCGGCTACCAGGTGGAGGTGTGCGGGGCCATGATGCCCCTGTCTGAAAAGATCCAGCAAGGGCTGGCCGACAAGGGTGCGGAGACGCGGCCCGTGACCCTGGGGATCCGTCCCGAGCATATCCATCTCCAGAACGGCGCGGGGGAGCACACCATCTCCGCCAAGGTGGACGTGTCCGAGATGATGGGCAGCGAGATCCACCTGCACGTAAATGCCGGCGGCAAGGATGTGGTACTGCGCATCCCCACTACGGAGCTGGCGGAAGAGCAGCGGGGCGGTATGGGCTACGGCACCGAGTTGCACTTTACCTTCCGTGAGGACTTGGTCCACCTCTTCGACCCGGAGACGGGAAAAAACCTGCTGTGA
- a CDS encoding sigma-54 interaction domain-containing protein, which yields MILFYYYIVARKVLAMSGTSKKEKEIELLHTILQHCDGSIFVTDGEGRIIFSNDESSQALGLATEDLLHMTIYDLVDAGITKGAVSVKVIERRCPVTDRVYYPGHRENIVTGTPVFDDSGNLIMVVVYGQGKKSISERIKFLEERDNAFSQAVDKLLDFQSESHIVAESPTIQTCFSMAKNAAHRDSSVMLYGESGSGKEIMARFIYNNSYRAQRLFLPVNCAAIPLELMESEFFGYERGAFTGANHEGKRGLFELADGGTLFLDEIGELNLPMQAKLLRVLATGEVQRVGGSKPKKVDVRIIAATNRDLRLMMEDGTFREDLYYRLNVIPITIPPLRKRHEDITVLATQFLCQLNKKYSTHKLFSGPALAALQNYDWPGNIRELRNVVERVFVIIPEDMITEQHIRDILGFSHTVAASAGEEMALSEDFWESSLQTATERFQRAYLTRVLRSCGGNIRAAARYAGIGRSGLYKKLDRMGMMEKSHWIDPGKSS from the coding sequence ATGATATTATTTTATTACTATATCGTAGCAAGGAAGGTGCTGGCGATGTCAGGGACAAGTAAGAAAGAGAAAGAAATTGAATTGCTGCACACCATTCTACAGCACTGTGACGGCTCCATCTTTGTAACTGATGGTGAGGGCCGGATCATTTTTTCCAATGACGAGTCCTCCCAAGCGTTGGGCCTTGCTACAGAAGATTTGTTGCATATGACGATCTACGATTTGGTGGATGCAGGTATTACCAAGGGCGCCGTATCGGTTAAGGTCATTGAAAGAAGGTGTCCCGTGACCGACCGGGTTTACTACCCTGGTCACCGAGAGAACATTGTTACCGGCACTCCTGTTTTTGATGACAGCGGAAACCTGATCATGGTGGTGGTCTACGGGCAGGGGAAGAAATCCATTTCGGAACGGATCAAATTCCTGGAAGAGAGAGACAACGCTTTCTCTCAGGCCGTTGATAAATTGCTGGATTTTCAGTCTGAATCCCATATAGTGGCGGAAAGCCCGACAATCCAAACGTGCTTCTCCATGGCTAAAAATGCTGCCCACCGGGACAGCTCAGTCATGCTCTATGGGGAATCTGGAAGCGGCAAAGAGATTATGGCTCGCTTTATTTACAATAATAGCTACCGAGCACAGAGGTTGTTTTTACCTGTCAACTGCGCGGCGATTCCGTTGGAACTGATGGAATCAGAGTTTTTCGGGTATGAAAGGGGGGCTTTTACTGGGGCCAACCACGAGGGGAAGCGGGGCCTGTTCGAACTGGCGGACGGCGGCACCCTGTTTCTGGATGAAATTGGTGAACTGAACCTTCCTATGCAGGCCAAGCTGCTTCGGGTACTGGCTACCGGCGAAGTCCAACGGGTCGGGGGCTCCAAACCCAAAAAGGTGGACGTGCGGATCATAGCCGCCACCAACCGGGATCTGCGTCTCATGATGGAAGACGGCACCTTCCGCGAGGATCTCTACTATCGGCTAAATGTAATTCCGATTACCATCCCACCGCTGAGAAAGCGGCATGAGGACATTACGGTGCTGGCCACCCAATTTTTGTGCCAGCTAAACAAGAAATATTCCACCCATAAATTATTTTCAGGGCCTGCACTGGCTGCCCTTCAGAACTATGACTGGCCTGGAAATATCCGTGAGCTGCGCAATGTCGTCGAGCGTGTATTTGTCATTATACCGGAGGACATGATTACGGAACAGCATATCCGTGACATTCTGGGCTTCTCCCATACCGTCGCGGCTAGCGCCGGGGAGGAGATGGCCCTATCGGAGGATTTTTGGGAGAGTTCTCTGCAAACGGCTACCGAGCGTTTTCAGCGCGCCTATCTTACCCGTGTGCTCAGATCCTGTGGCGGGAATATCCGTGCAGCCGCCCGGTATGCGGGTATCGGACGTTCTGGTCTCTATAAAAAGCTGGACCGAATGGGTATGATGGAGAAATCCCATTGGATAGACCCAGGCAAGTCCTCCTAA
- a CDS encoding GntP family permease: protein MISILWVVLTLALVVVLAFKKVNIVAISVLAAAVLALLDGQNLMTALTDTFMTSAANYVKNFLLLFAISALFGKLMEVTGAAASIAKFLAKLLGPKFAIVGVVLTGAVLVYGGISSLVIAFTLYPIALALFQEADLPRRLLPGAIAAGCFTFAASAFPGTTQQMNIIPQPYLGTDAMAAPLLGIICGIIGLSLACIYMYWEGQRAHRNNEHFMADESIMRDIEASKKEGENIHPLIAFIPMLVIIVLLIAFRVPALLAVFVGTIVCAVLTFKTLKEKDIGACITAAVQNAGNAVIFTGSIVGYGAVVGASTGYAVLSELLTSLNAPPLVSFSLATTILAGAAGSGSGGLVIALEAMSEQYLALGIPAEVLHRVGALAAIGLDSLPHNGAVIVLLGLCGMTHKDSYKQIFVTTVVITCLVFIISIMLATVMYGL from the coding sequence TTGATTTCTATACTGTGGGTTGTCCTAACTTTAGCCTTAGTGGTGGTCTTGGCCTTTAAGAAGGTCAACATCGTGGCAATTTCGGTGTTGGCGGCTGCGGTGTTGGCTCTGCTGGACGGTCAGAATCTGATGACGGCTCTGACGGACACCTTTATGACCTCGGCAGCTAACTATGTAAAAAACTTTCTGCTTCTATTCGCTATCAGCGCTCTGTTTGGCAAGCTGATGGAGGTCACCGGTGCCGCCGCCTCCATCGCAAAATTTCTTGCCAAGCTTCTTGGCCCCAAGTTTGCCATCGTAGGTGTAGTACTCACCGGTGCCGTCTTGGTCTATGGCGGAATCTCCTCCTTAGTTATCGCTTTCACCCTGTACCCCATCGCCCTAGCCTTGTTTCAGGAGGCGGATCTGCCGCGACGCTTGCTGCCCGGTGCTATTGCTGCCGGCTGTTTCACTTTTGCCGCCTCCGCCTTCCCCGGTACGACCCAGCAGATGAACATCATTCCCCAACCCTATCTGGGCACCGATGCCATGGCCGCCCCATTGCTGGGCATCATTTGTGGCATCATCGGCCTGTCTCTTGCCTGTATCTATATGTACTGGGAGGGCCAGCGTGCCCACAGGAACAACGAGCATTTTATGGCTGACGAGAGCATCATGAGGGACATTGAGGCTTCCAAAAAAGAAGGGGAGAACATACACCCCTTGATTGCCTTTATCCCGATGCTGGTTATCATCGTGCTTCTGATTGCTTTCCGAGTTCCCGCCCTGCTGGCAGTATTCGTGGGCACTATCGTCTGCGCCGTGCTCACCTTCAAAACACTGAAGGAAAAGGATATCGGCGCATGCATCACCGCTGCCGTGCAAAATGCGGGCAACGCAGTAATTTTCACTGGATCCATCGTGGGCTATGGCGCTGTGGTAGGGGCCAGCACAGGCTACGCCGTGCTCAGTGAACTTCTCACCTCCCTGAACGCTCCCCCACTGGTGTCCTTCTCCCTGGCTACCACCATCCTAGCGGGCGCAGCTGGAAGCGGTTCGGGCGGCTTGGTCATCGCTTTGGAGGCTATGTCCGAGCAGTATCTGGCATTGGGCATACCTGCCGAGGTGTTGCATCGGGTAGGTGCCTTGGCCGCCATTGGTCTAGATTCCCTGCCCCACAACGGCGCCGTTATTGTGTTGCTGGGCTTGTGCGGAATGACGCACAAGGACTCCTATAAGCAAATTTTTGTCACCACCGTTGTTATTACTTGTCTGGTGTTTATCATTTCCATCATGTTGGCAACTGTCATGTACGGTCTATAG
- a CDS encoding isocitrate lyase/PEP mutase family protein: MNMYDKRIRLRELMAAPECVPMMGAYDVLSAKLIEQAGFPIVYTGSFITGASQYFLADVGLVQLKDLLPLAYEIAKEVDLPIVCDVDNGWFHSGNIWRTVHEFESAGVSGIQVEDGIIGKHVSTGAVDMSKDVMCDHIRAMCEARKDPNFVIIARTDALWLKNDLEETIDRCNAYLDAGADACFITFPGSIQGMKEWRHRIHGPVVTTCIRFEDSIAQETEAGACLSCYWPNTIYAAFTAVRNTLKQFAETRDMTKVDAKFDEDELLKLLPLQKYYDQMDKYHGEKMYLGG, translated from the coding sequence ATGAACATGTATGATAAAAGAATTCGTTTGCGTGAACTGATGGCCGCTCCGGAGTGCGTACCTATGATGGGGGCTTATGATGTTCTCAGCGCAAAACTCATTGAGCAGGCCGGCTTCCCCATTGTCTACACTGGCAGTTTTATCACGGGTGCCTCCCAGTACTTCTTGGCCGATGTGGGCTTGGTCCAGCTCAAAGACCTGCTTCCCTTGGCCTATGAGATTGCCAAGGAAGTGGATTTACCCATCGTATGCGATGTAGATAATGGCTGGTTCCACTCAGGTAATATCTGGCGCACGGTTCATGAGTTTGAGTCCGCCGGGGTATCCGGCATCCAGGTGGAGGATGGAATCATCGGTAAGCATGTCTCCACCGGTGCCGTTGACATGTCTAAAGATGTCATGTGTGACCATATTAGAGCCATGTGCGAGGCCCGTAAGGACCCCAATTTCGTCATCATCGCACGCACTGATGCCCTGTGGCTGAAGAATGACTTAGAGGAAACCATTGACCGTTGCAACGCCTATCTGGACGCTGGAGCCGACGCCTGCTTCATCACCTTCCCCGGCTCCATTCAAGGCATGAAGGAGTGGCGCCACCGCATCCACGGCCCTGTGGTTACCACCTGTATCAGATTTGAAGATTCTATTGCACAGGAGACCGAGGCGGGGGCATGCCTGTCCTGCTACTGGCCAAACACCATTTATGCCGCCTTTACGGCTGTCCGCAACACGCTGAAACAGTTTGCGGAAACCCGCGACATGACCAAGGTGGACGCCAAGTTTGACGAGGATGAACTGCTCAAGCTTCTGCCCCTCCAAAAGTATTACGATCAGATGGACAAGTACCACGGGGAAAAGATGTATTTGGGCGGTTGA
- a CDS encoding SDR family NAD(P)-dependent oxidoreductase — MRLKEKVAIVTGAANGIGAEISRTFAREGCHVVLADLAAEQAAALAAEITHSTGIKAISACCNVAEKGDLQCVVDACVAEFGTVDILVNNAGITLPACPVEDISPERWLQVLGIDLMGAIYGTQCVIPVMKAHRSGKIINMASVAGQVGGVFTEATYPVSKAGVICWAKAVAKQVGEYNITCNCIAPGTILTAMTETLGSAEASLNVPLHRLGDVKDVAAAALFLASSDSDFITGATIDVNGGMGMR; from the coding sequence ATGAGACTCAAGGAAAAAGTCGCTATTGTGACCGGAGCCGCCAATGGGATCGGCGCAGAAATTTCCCGCACCTTTGCCCGCGAGGGCTGCCATGTCGTCTTGGCGGATCTCGCTGCCGAGCAGGCGGCCGCCCTTGCCGCAGAGATTACCCATTCCACCGGAATAAAAGCGATCTCCGCATGCTGCAACGTCGCCGAAAAGGGGGATCTTCAATGCGTGGTGGATGCCTGTGTAGCGGAGTTTGGCACCGTGGATATTCTGGTCAATAACGCCGGGATCACACTTCCGGCCTGTCCGGTGGAGGACATCTCTCCCGAGCGGTGGCTACAGGTGTTGGGCATCGACTTGATGGGTGCCATTTATGGAACCCAGTGCGTCATCCCGGTAATGAAAGCCCATAGGAGTGGCAAGATCATCAACATGGCTTCCGTGGCCGGCCAGGTAGGCGGAGTATTCACCGAGGCCACTTATCCGGTATCCAAGGCCGGCGTCATCTGCTGGGCAAAAGCCGTGGCAAAACAGGTGGGCGAGTATAATATCACCTGTAATTGTATCGCCCCCGGTACTATCCTGACCGCCATGACGGAAACCCTGGGTTCCGCCGAGGCGTCCCTGAACGTGCCCCTTCACCGCTTGGGCGACGTGAAGGACGTCGCTGCCGCCGCGCTTTTCCTGGCTTCCAGTGACAGCGACTTCATCACCGGCGCTACCATTGATGTCAACGGCGGCATGGGGATGCGCTGA
- a CDS encoding galactokinase, with protein MNVQELKAALHAGAYDKTFQRLYPGCWEGQRKRYLHIAEKFGERFGGERPVELYSAPGRSEIGGNHTDHQQGRVLAAAVTLDAVAVCAKNDRNVIRIYSEGHGEERINLEKLEIVPAENGTTAALIRGIAARLYELDLRFGGFDAYVSSDVLPGSGLSSSAAYEVLVGTILNGLYNHGKMSPVLIAKVGQFAENVYFGKPSGLMDQCASAVGDFCLIDFADPGTPVVESIPCRPADYGYALCLIDAGGSHADLTDEYAAIPQEMCAVAKCLGQDVLGRTSEAEFYARLGELRGKVSDRALLRAMHFYGDNQRVLRQAAALKEGDFQCFLALVRESGRSSMDLLQNIYPAHKAEERSVSLALALCARLLERDGAWRVHGGGFAGTVQAFVPVASLERFRKEIEKVFGAGACHVLAVRPAGGVPVEAEA; from the coding sequence ATGAACGTACAGGAACTAAAGGCTGCACTGCACGCGGGGGCGTATGACAAGACTTTTCAAAGGCTGTATCCCGGCTGCTGGGAGGGGCAGCGGAAGAGGTATCTCCATATTGCGGAGAAATTCGGCGAACGCTTTGGCGGGGAGCGGCCGGTAGAACTCTATTCCGCACCGGGCCGCAGCGAGATCGGTGGCAACCACACCGACCACCAGCAGGGGCGGGTGCTGGCCGCCGCAGTGACGCTGGATGCGGTGGCCGTCTGCGCCAAAAATGACCGCAATGTGATCCGTATTTACTCGGAAGGCCACGGCGAAGAGCGCATCAACCTGGAAAAGCTGGAGATCGTACCCGCCGAGAACGGGACCACCGCCGCTCTGATCCGCGGCATTGCTGCCCGGCTCTACGAGCTGGACCTGCGGTTTGGAGGTTTTGACGCCTATGTGAGCTCCGATGTGCTGCCCGGCTCGGGGCTCTCCTCCTCCGCCGCCTATGAGGTGCTGGTGGGGACCATCCTCAACGGCCTTTATAATCATGGAAAAATGTCCCCGGTACTGATCGCCAAGGTGGGGCAGTTCGCTGAAAACGTCTACTTTGGAAAGCCCTCCGGGCTGATGGATCAGTGCGCCTCTGCGGTGGGAGATTTCTGCCTCATCGACTTCGCAGACCCCGGAACCCCGGTGGTGGAGTCCATTCCCTGCCGGCCCGCTGACTATGGCTACGCGCTGTGCCTCATCGACGCCGGGGGCAGCCATGCAGATCTCACCGACGAATATGCGGCCATTCCCCAGGAGATGTGCGCCGTGGCCAAATGCCTGGGGCAGGATGTGCTGGGCAGGACCAGCGAAGCGGAGTTTTATGCCCGCCTGGGTGAGCTCAGGGGAAAGGTGTCGGACCGGGCCCTTCTCCGGGCGATGCACTTCTATGGGGACAATCAGCGGGTGCTCCGCCAGGCAGCGGCGCTGAAAGAGGGGGATTTCCAGTGCTTCCTGGCCCTTGTGCGGGAGTCGGGGCGCTCCTCCATGGACCTTCTGCAAAACATCTATCCCGCCCATAAGGCGGAGGAGCGCAGCGTCTCCCTGGCGTTGGCCCTCTGTGCCCGCCTGCTGGAGAGAGACGGGGCCTGGCGGGTCCATGGCGGCGGGTTTGCCGGCACGGTGCAGGCCTTTGTGCCCGTGGCCAGCCTGGAGCGCTTCCGAAAGGAGATCGAGAAGGTGTTCGGAGCGGGCGCCTGTCATGTCCTGGCCGTCCGTCCGGCGGGCGGCGTCCCTGTGGAGGCGGAGGCATGA
- a CDS encoding aldose epimerase family protein: MSITIRSFGHTREGRPVTLLRMENAAGACAEVLDYGARLQSMVVPDRDGKPRDVCLGFDSVAEYEANGDYLGALVGRCANRIRGGRFRLGGREYALTVNQGANHLHGGARGFDRYVWEHRLEGESVVFSRTSPAGEEGYPGLLRVEAAYTLTEDNALCLRLTAEADEDTVVNLTGHAYWNLNGQGAGEVGEHTLSIDAIAFTELAEDGCPNGTIASVVGTPFDLREPRALREGWDTTHPQIRLGGGYDHNWILRGDGLREAAVLRAPESGISLHLSTTQPGLQVYTANGLSARQGKSGASYVPRGAVALEGQGFPNAVNEPTFPTVVLAAGGIYQQEIVFAFRHD; encoded by the coding sequence ATGAGTATCACCATCCGCTCCTTTGGACATACCAGAGAGGGGCGCCCGGTGACGCTGCTGCGCATGGAGAACGCCGCGGGAGCCTGTGCCGAGGTGCTGGATTATGGGGCGCGGCTCCAGTCTATGGTCGTGCCGGACCGGGATGGGAAGCCCCGGGACGTGTGCCTGGGGTTTGATTCCGTGGCGGAGTACGAAGCGAACGGCGACTATCTGGGCGCGCTGGTGGGACGGTGTGCCAACCGGATCCGGGGAGGGCGCTTCCGCTTGGGCGGCAGAGAGTACGCTCTGACCGTCAATCAGGGGGCGAACCACCTCCACGGCGGCGCGCGTGGATTCGACCGGTATGTTTGGGAGCACCGTCTGGAGGGAGAAAGCGTCGTCTTTTCGCGCACCTCCCCGGCCGGCGAGGAGGGCTATCCGGGCCTCCTGCGTGTGGAAGCGGCCTATACCCTCACGGAGGACAACGCCCTGTGTCTGCGGCTGACTGCGGAGGCGGATGAGGATACGGTGGTAAATCTGACCGGTCATGCCTACTGGAATCTGAATGGCCAGGGGGCGGGGGAGGTGGGGGAACACACCCTGTCCATCGACGCCATTGCCTTTACCGAACTGGCGGAGGACGGCTGTCCCAACGGGACCATTGCCTCAGTGGTGGGTACTCCCTTTGATTTGCGGGAGCCCAGGGCCCTGCGGGAGGGCTGGGACACGACCCATCCCCAGATCAGACTGGGAGGAGGCTATGACCATAACTGGATCCTGCGCGGCGACGGCCTGCGGGAGGCAGCTGTGCTCCGGGCGCCGGAGAGCGGGATCTCGCTGCATCTGAGCACCACGCAGCCGGGGCTCCAGGTCTACACCGCCAACGGACTGAGCGCCAGGCAGGGCAAGTCCGGCGCGTCCTATGTGCCGCGGGGGGCGGTGGCACTGGAAGGGCAGGGCTTTCCAAACGCCGTCAACGAACCGACCTTCCCCACCGTTGTGCTGGCGGCGGGCGGGATCTATCAGCAGGAGATCGTGTTCGCATTCCGCCATGACTGA